In Leishmania mexicana MHOM/GT/2001/U1103 complete genome, chromosome 20, one genomic interval encodes:
- a CDS encoding trypanothione synthetase-like protein translates to MTVKTASEMSLLPYGEHQGSFRGVVACSNRDDGYFSGENNYVGTSIYTGFRYQCVEYARRFLLLTTGCVFANCGRASEIYAMDYITHVETGALYTLHHHNNDGTATQKPAPGDIIIYPYHPELTPWGHVGVISFVDDNRVGIAEQNHYFGAFTSPNESYLDGERCVARYTTLTFDEATKTWRIEEPGSMPSAVGWLSYPDAPTREQIHSPFTPLPCAIKVRSTPFHQDDHPFLTHYHLYDGFEIPSGCVRHAYGMRNGTAETLVGATSAAARVLRFTLHLLFHRGRLGPAFRALPTNPLNATLPEGAGAGTEVCREVDALFKVLAEEDVVNATETTPDVLRKAVATYFNIPLEWVMAMERDFAKGETHMAAVVSFYPNIVTDSAALETFRATRKNAGTEAAPAAGTVPQTTANASTPVAEEPLTVSYPGTVEEFPVKNPHDEAWCLAKVNFGSARVMTELSQLSKVTKELTERISLMTPSMRSFISTQYRMDFAGYLKVVEAVYGPRTGFTIVVSDDQPMDDLLRELVMTVQNLCELVEYPVRVVNEKDLTFVNGMLHATPSAASPEAGSQTTNIAPSEAYDVDFVYALCEWPRILTCKEATHAALYRAAVDPTSDVVFAKPLWSHLCSGAMNVSDDAERAHHTHSPRSTSVRFFDVCRRLYLLASPKQQPTTWDLEVSEYKDSCRRIHVNAETVPMHSPAHLNADSLMINLAGSCFMGHIGGTLRSESENTDIHVGHPASLMFMFPAD, encoded by the coding sequence ATGACTGTCAAAACCGCATCAGAGATGTCGCTGCTACCATATGGTGAGCATCAAGGCAGCTTCCGCGGTGTTGTGGCGTGCTCTAACCGCGATGACGGCTACTTCAGCGGCGAGAACAACTACGTGGGCACGTCAATCTACACCGGGTTTCGCTACCAATGCGTGGAGTACGCGCGCCGATTTCTGCTGCTGACGACCGGCTGCGTCTTTGCGAACTGCGGCAGAGCCAGCGAGATCTACGCGATGGATTACATCACACACGTGGAGACGGGGGCACTGTACACTCTCCATCACCACAACAACGACGGCACAGCAACGCAGAAGCCGGCGCCGGGTGACATCATAATCTACCCTTACCACCCAGAACTAACGCCGTGGGGCCACGTCGGTGTCATATCCTTCGTTGACGATAACCGCGTCGGCATCGCAGAGCAGAACCACTACTTTGGCGCTTTCACCTCGCCAAATGAGTCGTACCTCGACGGTGAGCGGTGCGTCGCACGGTACACCACGCTCACCTTCGACGAGGCGACCAAGACATGGCGCATCGAGGAACCTGGATCGATGCCGAGTGCCGTGGGTTGGCTGTCGTACCCTGATGCCCCGACTCGCGAGCAGATTCACTCGCCATTCACGCCGCTTCCCTGCGCGATCAAGGTGCGCTCGACACCATTCCACCAAGACGACCATCCTTTCCTCACACACTACCACCTCTACGACGGCTTTGAGATCCCCAGCGGATGTGTGAGGCACGCGTACGGCATGCGAAACGGCACCGCCGAAACGTTGGTAGGTGCgacaagcgccgccgctcgcgtGCTGCGGTTTACACTTCATCTTCTCTTCCAtcgcggccgcctcggccCTGCCTTTCGCGCGTTGCCCACGAACCCGCTGAATGCCACACTGCCGGAGGGTGCGGGTGCAGGCACAGAGGTGTGCCGCGAGGTGGACGCACTCTTCAAAGTGCTCGCCGAGGAAGATGTCGTCAACGCCACCGAGACGACCCCCGACGTGCTGCGGAAGGCTGTGGCAACGTACTTCAACATCCCACTCGAGTGGGTGATGGCCATGGAGCGGGACTTCGCGAAAGGGGAGACACACATGGCAGCGGTCGTCAGCTTCTACCCAAACATTGTGACAGACTCGGCCGCCCTGGAGACATTTCGTGCAACACGCAAGAATGCGGGgacagaggcggcgccggctgctgGGACGGTGCCGCAGACCACAGCCAACGCCAGTACCCCCGTCGCCGAAGAGCCCCTCACCGTGAGCTACCCAGGCACTGTCGAGGAGTTCCCGGTCAAGAACCCTCATGATGAGGCGTGGTGCCTGGCAAAGGTGAATTTCGGCAGTGCGCGCGTCATGACAGAACTATCGCAGCTCAGTAAGGTGACAAAAGAGCTGACGGAGAGGATTTCGCTCATGACACCATCCATGCGCTCCTTCATCTCCACGCAGTATCGCATGGACTTTGCGGGCTACCTCAAGGTCGTTGAGGCCGTCTACGGCCCTCGCACGGGCTTCACGATTGTCGTGAGCGATGACCAACCGATGGACGACTTGCTGCGGGAGCTTGTCATGACTGTGCAGAATTTGTGCGAGCTCGTCGAGTACCCGGTCCGCGTTGTGAATGAGAAAGACCTAACGTTTGTGAATGGCATGCTGCACGCCACTCCATCAGCGGCCTCTCCAGAGGCGGGCAGCCAAACGACCAACATCGCGCCTAGCGAGGCATACGACGTGGACTTTGTGTATGCGCTGTGCGAATGGCCGCGCATCTTGACGTGCAAAGAGGCAACCCACGCTGCCCTGTaccgcgccgctgtggaCCCAACGTCGGATGTTGTATTTGCGAAGCCGCTGTGGTCGCACCTCTGCTCTGGTGCGATGAACGTTAGCGACGACGCAGAGAGGGCGCACCACACTCACTCGCCGCGCTCCACGTCGGTGCGCTTTTTCGatgtgtgccgccgcctgtATCTGCTGGCATCGccgaagcagcagccgacAACATGGGATTTGGAAGTATCCGAGTACAAGGATAGCTGCCGCCGCATTCACGTCAACGCCGAGACGGTGCCGATGCACTCTCCAGCCCACCTCAACGCCGACTCCCTCATGATCAATCTAGCGGGGAGCTGCTTCATGGGACACATCGGCGGTACACTGCGTTCTGAATCGGAGAACACCGACATCCACGTCGGCCACCCCGCTTCCCTCATGTTCATGTTCCCCGCCGACTAG